In Sphingobacterium zeae, one genomic interval encodes:
- the rpsK gene encoding 30S ribosomal protein S11 has protein sequence MAKTKKAAKKRIVVIEPVGQAHINATFNNIIVTLTNNQGQTISWSSAGKMGFRGSKKNTPYAAGQAAQDCGKVAHDLGLRKVEVFVKGPGAGRESAIRTLQTVGIDVTTIKDITPLPHNGCRPPKRRRV, from the coding sequence ATGGCTAAAACTAAAAAAGCTGCAAAAAAGCGTATCGTTGTTATCGAACCTGTAGGTCAGGCTCACATTAACGCAACGTTTAACAATATCATTGTAACTTTGACGAATAATCAAGGTCAAACTATTTCTTGGTCTAGTGCTGGTAAAATGGGTTTCCGTGGTTCTAAAAAGAACACGCCATATGCTGCTGGTCAAGCTGCACAAGACTGTGGAAAAGTTGCACACGACTTGGGTCTACGTAAAGTTGAAGTGTTTGTAAAAGGTCCTGGTGCTGGTCGTGAATCTGCTATCAGAACATTACAAACTGTGGGAATTGATGTGACTACTATTAAAGATATCACTCCGCTTCCTCACAACGGTTGTCGTCCTCCAAAACGTAGAAGAGTTTAA
- the rpsM gene encoding 30S ribosomal protein S13: MARIAGIDLPKNKRGVIGLTYIFGIGRTRAEYILEKAGISEDVKVQEWNDDQLAAIRTIINDELKVEGALRSEVQLNIKRLMDIGCYRGLRHRKHLPVRGQRTKNNSRTRKGKRKTVANKKKATK; this comes from the coding sequence ATGGCAAGGATAGCAGGTATTGATTTACCTAAAAACAAAAGAGGTGTGATCGGCCTTACCTATATTTTTGGTATCGGTCGTACAAGAGCTGAATATATCTTGGAAAAGGCTGGTATCAGCGAAGATGTGAAGGTACAAGAATGGAATGATGACCAATTGGCAGCAATTCGTACTATCATTAACGACGAATTGAAAGTTGAGGGAGCATTGCGTTCCGAAGTTCAATTAAACATCAAACGTTTAATGGATATCGGTTGTTACCGCGGATTGCGTCACCGTAAACATTTACCAGTTCGTGGTCAACGTACTAAAAACAACTCACGTACTCGTAAAGGTAAACGTAAGACAGTTGCAAACAAGAAAAAAGCTACTAAATAA
- the ykgO gene encoding type B 50S ribosomal protein L36, protein MKVRASIKKRSADCKIIRRKGKVFVINKKNPKFKQRQG, encoded by the coding sequence ATGAAAGTAAGAGCATCAATAAAAAAACGTAGCGCGGACTGTAAGATCATCCGTCGTAAAGGTAAAGTTTTTGTAATCAACAAAAAGAATCCTAAGTTTAAACAACGTCAGGGTTAA
- the infA gene encoding translation initiation factor IF-1, translating to MAKQASIEQDGIIREALSNAMFRVELENGHEIIAHISGKMRMHYIKILPGDKVKLEMSPYDLTKGRITYRYK from the coding sequence ATGGCTAAACAAGCCTCAATAGAACAAGACGGTATAATTAGAGAGGCACTTTCTAATGCTATGTTTAGGGTAGAGTTGGAAAATGGACATGAAATCATTGCCCATATTTCTGGTAAAATGCGCATGCACTATATCAAAATTTTACCTGGTGATAAAGTTAAATTGGAAATGTCTCCGTATGATTTGACTAAAGGAAGGATTACTTATCGCTATAAATAG
- the map gene encoding type I methionyl aminopeptidase, giving the protein MSKVFYKSAEDIEQLRKSADVLSQLLGEIAKVIKPGVKTISLDKLAYEYIHDNGGTPAFLNYQGFPYSLCISVNDQIVHGFPSDYEIKDGDLVSVDGGVNLNGFISDSAYTFGVGEISEEAQLLLDVTKESLYKGVEQAVAGKRVGDISSAVQEYVSKFGFGIVRELVGHGVGYHLHEKPEVPNYGKRGAGPKLEEGLVICIEPMINAGRAGVRFWDDGWTVSTVDGKLSAHFEQMVAIRKGEPDVLLTFEHVEKVLGKK; this is encoded by the coding sequence ATGTCTAAAGTATTTTATAAGTCAGCAGAAGATATAGAGCAATTGCGAAAGTCAGCAGATGTTCTTTCGCAATTGCTTGGTGAAATCGCAAAAGTGATTAAGCCAGGGGTAAAGACTATATCTCTTGATAAATTAGCTTATGAGTATATTCATGATAACGGAGGGACGCCAGCGTTCTTAAATTATCAGGGATTTCCATATTCTTTGTGTATATCTGTCAACGATCAAATTGTACACGGTTTTCCCAGCGATTACGAAATTAAAGATGGAGATCTTGTTTCAGTTGATGGCGGTGTTAATTTGAACGGTTTTATCAGTGATTCTGCTTATACCTTTGGTGTAGGTGAAATATCTGAGGAAGCACAACTGTTGTTGGATGTAACAAAGGAATCATTGTACAAAGGGGTTGAGCAGGCGGTTGCTGGTAAGCGTGTCGGAGATATTTCTTCGGCTGTCCAGGAATATGTGAGCAAATTCGGATTCGGAATTGTGCGGGAACTGGTCGGGCATGGTGTAGGTTACCATTTACACGAAAAACCTGAGGTTCCTAATTATGGAAAACGAGGTGCTGGCCCAAAACTGGAAGAAGGTTTGGTCATTTGTATCGAACCGATGATCAACGCAGGGCGTGCTGGTGTTCGTTTTTGGGACGATGGTTGGACAGTAAGTACAGTGGATGGAAAATTATCAGCGCACTTTGAACAGATGGTTGCAATCCGTAAGGGAGAACCGGATGTGTTGCTGACATTCGAACATGTTGAGAAAGTTTTGGGTAAAAAGTAA
- the secY gene encoding preprotein translocase subunit SecY — translation MKKLITTLTNIWKIDDLRTRILNTLLFLLIYRIGCHVVLPGVNPHALASGQKEGLLGLLDMFAGGSFSRSAIFALGVMPYISASIVVQLLGIAVPYFQKMQKEGESGRQKMNQITRYLTLGITLLQAFAYVRTQIEPSAKTIADPLFTILTAIVLTGGTLFVMWLGEKITDKGIGNGISLIIMTGIIAQLPSGITAEWVSRMAKGGGGPIPLLLEFVALFFVVIFTILIVQGVRKIPVQYAKKIVGNKQVGGVRQYIPLKVNAAGVMPIIFAQAIMFVPMSLGQFFPNLQSEFLTSLSNYTSVAYNVTFAVLIIAFTFFYTAIMVNPQQMSDDMKKNGGFVPGIKPGLETSNFIDRVISNITFPGAIFLAIIAILPAIASLFGINNQFAHFYGGTSLLILVGVVLDTLQQIESHLLMRHYDGLMKTGRIKGRSAASVEGMDHSAI, via the coding sequence ATGAAGAAACTAATCACAACCTTAACCAATATTTGGAAAATCGATGATTTACGTACGCGTATTCTAAATACCTTACTTTTTCTTTTGATTTACCGTATTGGATGTCACGTGGTATTACCAGGTGTAAATCCTCATGCGCTGGCTTCTGGTCAGAAAGAGGGTTTATTAGGCTTACTGGATATGTTTGCGGGTGGGTCATTCTCCCGTTCAGCTATCTTTGCTTTAGGGGTAATGCCATATATTTCGGCATCCATTGTTGTTCAATTGTTGGGCATCGCGGTTCCTTACTTCCAAAAGATGCAGAAAGAAGGGGAAAGTGGTCGTCAAAAAATGAACCAAATTACTCGCTATTTAACTTTAGGGATTACTTTGCTTCAAGCTTTTGCCTATGTGCGTACTCAGATCGAGCCAAGTGCTAAGACAATTGCAGATCCATTGTTCACTATTCTGACTGCCATAGTTTTGACAGGCGGTACTTTATTTGTGATGTGGTTAGGGGAAAAAATTACAGATAAAGGTATCGGTAATGGTATTTCTTTGATCATCATGACTGGTATTATCGCTCAATTGCCAAGTGGTATCACTGCGGAATGGGTTTCGAGAATGGCGAAAGGTGGTGGTGGTCCAATTCCATTGTTGCTTGAATTTGTGGCATTGTTCTTCGTTGTGATCTTTACGATCTTAATCGTACAAGGAGTTCGTAAGATTCCTGTGCAATATGCGAAGAAAATTGTTGGAAACAAGCAAGTCGGTGGGGTACGTCAGTATATTCCTTTAAAGGTAAATGCTGCAGGTGTAATGCCTATCATTTTTGCGCAGGCGATTATGTTTGTGCCGATGAGTTTGGGGCAGTTCTTCCCAAATCTTCAGTCAGAGTTTTTGACTTCGTTGAGTAACTATACTTCTGTAGCGTATAACGTAACATTTGCGGTGTTAATTATCGCCTTTACGTTTTTCTATACAGCAATCATGGTGAATCCTCAACAGATGTCGGACGACATGAAGAAGAATGGAGGTTTTGTTCCGGGTATTAAACCGGGATTAGAGACGAGTAATTTTATAGACCGCGTAATATCAAATATTACATTTCCTGGCGCGATTTTCTTAGCGATCATTGCTATTCTTCCTGCTATTGCAAGTTTGTTTGGTATTAATAATCAATTTGCGCACTTCTATGGAGGTACGTCTTTATTGATTTTAGTAGGTGTGGTGTTGGATACTTTGCAACAGATTGAATCTCATTTGTTGATGCGTCATTACGATGGATTAATGAAAACAGGTCGTATTAAAGGCCGTTCGGCTGCGTCTGTTGAGGGAATGGATCATTCGGCAATTTAA
- the rplO gene encoding 50S ribosomal protein L15, producing MNLSNLKPAKGAVKSSKRIGRGTGSGRGGTSTRGHKGAGSRSGHSTKIGFEGGQMPLQRRVPKFGFKNINRVEYNGVNLDTLQTLIEKYNLTAVDFDTLKTHGLVSKNDKVKILGRGELKAKVEVTAHAFTASAQKAIEAAGGSIVKI from the coding sequence ATGAACTTAAGTAATTTAAAACCTGCAAAAGGTGCAGTAAAAAGTAGCAAACGTATTGGCCGTGGTACTGGTTCTGGTCGTGGTGGTACTTCAACACGTGGTCACAAAGGTGCTGGTTCTCGTTCAGGTCACTCTACGAAAATCGGTTTCGAAGGTGGTCAAATGCCTTTGCAACGTCGTGTGCCTAAATTTGGTTTCAAAAACATCAACCGCGTAGAGTATAATGGGGTAAACTTGGATACTTTGCAAACGTTGATCGAAAAATACAATTTAACAGCTGTAGATTTCGATACGTTGAAAACTCATGGTTTAGTGTCTAAAAATGACAAAGTTAAAATCTTGGGTCGCGGTGAGTTGAAAGCTAAAGTTGAAGTAACAGCGCACGCGTTTACTGCTTCTGCTCAGAAAGCTATTGAAGCTGCAGGCGGTTCTATCGTTAAAATTTAA
- the rpmD gene encoding 50S ribosomal protein L30: MAKIKITQIKSVIDRSERQKKTIEALGLKRINHSVEVEATPSIIGMVRKVNHLVAIETI, from the coding sequence ATGGCAAAAATCAAAATCACCCAGATAAAGAGCGTTATCGACAGAAGCGAGCGCCAAAAGAAAACTATTGAGGCATTGGGTTTGAAAAGAATCAACCACTCAGTAGAAGTTGAAGCTACTCCATCAATTATTGGAATGGTACGTAAAGTAAACCATTTAGTAGCTATCGAAACTATTTAA
- the rpsE gene encoding 30S ribosomal protein S5, translating into MALSNIKRVKSSEIELKDRLVSIQRVAKVTKGGRTFSFSAIVVVGDENGIVGYGLGKAKEVTEAITKGIDDAKKNLVKVPIIKGTVPHAQYGKYSGGSVLIKPAVGGTGVLAGGAMRAVLESAGIKDVLAKSLGSSNPHNVVKATVAALSDMRDAYTVAQHRGVDLNKVFNG; encoded by the coding sequence ATGGCATTAAGCAATATAAAAAGAGTAAAATCAAGCGAAATTGAATTAAAAGATCGCTTAGTAAGTATCCAACGTGTAGCAAAAGTTACTAAAGGTGGTCGTACTTTCAGCTTCTCTGCAATTGTTGTAGTAGGTGATGAAAACGGTATTGTTGGTTATGGTTTAGGTAAAGCTAAAGAAGTAACTGAAGCAATCACTAAAGGTATCGATGACGCAAAGAAAAACTTGGTAAAAGTTCCTATTATCAAAGGTACTGTTCCTCACGCACAATATGGTAAATATTCTGGTGGTTCAGTTTTGATTAAACCAGCAGTAGGTGGTACAGGAGTTTTGGCTGGTGGTGCAATGCGCGCAGTATTGGAGTCTGCTGGTATCAAAGATGTATTGGCTAAATCATTAGGTTCTTCTAACCCACACAACGTGGTAAAAGCAACTGTAGCAGCTTTATCAGATATGCGTGATGCATATACAGTAGCACAACACCGCGGTGTCGATTTGAACAAAGTATTTAACGGTTAA
- the rplR gene encoding 50S ribosomal protein L18 has product MAGQKASRRERIKKGIRKNLAGTSERPRLSVFRSNKGIYAQIIDDNAGKTLVAASSLSKEFAASGNKVEQSKAVGKLVAEKAVAAGINKVVFDRNGYLYHGRIKSLAEGAREGGLDF; this is encoded by the coding sequence ATGGCAGGACAAAAAGCATCTCGTAGAGAGAGAATCAAAAAAGGAATCAGAAAAAACCTTGCTGGAACGTCTGAACGTCCACGTTTATCGGTTTTTAGAAGTAACAAAGGTATCTATGCGCAAATCATCGATGACAATGCAGGTAAAACATTAGTTGCTGCATCTAGCTTATCAAAAGAATTTGCTGCATCAGGTAACAAAGTGGAACAGTCTAAAGCTGTCGGTAAATTGGTTGCTGAAAAAGCAGTAGCAGCAGGTATTAATAAAGTAGTTTTTGACCGTAATGGGTACTTATACCATGGCCGTATCAAATCTTTGGCTGAAGGTGCTCGCGAAGGCGGTTTAGACTTTTAA
- the rplF gene encoding 50S ribosomal protein L6 has protein sequence MSRIGKAPIAIPAGVTVTISDKNLVSVKGPKGELTQQVDRDITIAQEEGNIVVTRPTDQKKHKALHGLYRSLLANMVHGVTEGYKTTQELVGVGYRASSTGNVLELTLGFSHQIVFVLPKEVKVSTTADKGKNPTITLECADKQLIGQVAAKIRGFRKPEPYKGKGVKFAGEVLRRKAGKSAKK, from the coding sequence TATCCCTGCTGGGGTAACTGTTACTATTTCGGACAAAAACTTAGTTTCAGTAAAAGGTCCTAAAGGCGAATTAACACAACAAGTTGACCGTGACATCACGATTGCTCAAGAAGAAGGCAATATCGTTGTAACACGTCCAACTGATCAAAAGAAACACAAAGCATTACACGGTCTATACCGTTCCCTGTTGGCTAACATGGTTCACGGTGTGACTGAAGGTTACAAAACTACGCAAGAGTTAGTCGGTGTAGGTTACCGTGCTTCAAGTACTGGTAATGTATTAGAATTAACTTTAGGTTTCTCTCACCAGATTGTTTTTGTATTGCCAAAAGAGGTTAAAGTATCAACTACTGCTGATAAAGGTAAAAACCCTACAATCACTTTAGAGTGTGCCGATAAACAATTGATCGGACAAGTAGCGGCTAAAATCCGTGGCTTCCGTAAACCAGAGCCTTACAAAGGAAAAGGTGTGAAGTTTGCAGGTGAAGTATTGAGAAGAAAAGCAGGTAAATCAGCTAAAAAATAA